gatttgcttcttttcattttccctttagggattcttgataccgattaacagaatgctgatttgttcggcaatttttagaccagtggccaattttaccacatcggtaacaagaatcttcaatattctttgaagagccttcttcaacattgtgatttgtgggattgtatggtgtttggattttataattttgtggattattatttctttttccacgaccacgaccaccatgaccacgaccaccaccacgaccattaccataagggtgatttcgaacatagttatgatttttattattgttatggtaatttccatgatgatggttttggccaatatggccactaccttgtccacgccctcgtccatgtgcatttcttcttttattattattattattgttaatagcattagcttcaggaaatgctagctcaccggtaggacgagattcttaatttttcatcagtaattctttattaacttctgcaactaagagataagtttgaagtttggaaaaagttttatacttctgcaatcttaaattttcttgcacagttatgtttgcagaatgcattgtggagaaagttttctccatcatatcagcatcacttatttcttgaccacagaattgaagctttgaacggatcttgaacatggccgagctgtattcacttacctttttgaaatcttggaactttagatttctccattcttccctcgcagctgggagtaatatttccttttgattatcgaatctactcttgatactttcccataaaacatgtggatctttgatagtgagaaacatatgttttaaggtgatatcaatatgtttgcgaataaaagcaattgattttaatttatcttgatcggaacaagtattgttttcttgtaaagtttctagaatacccaatgatccaagatttatttctacgtccataacccatgatgtgtagtttgttcccgatacgtctaaggcatcaaactcaagctttgataagtttgacattttcttgattagtgacgtgtgcttgcttagataaaccttgattatacggagcacttcgtgctgataacgtgttataattcagtaggcttataactacctttagtggcctggttcttgactgtagactaataagtatatagagagaatatgagagaagtacgtgttttatatatgtttgaagtgtgtgaattatgaactcataacacacatatttatattcaaaaaaatctactatacaatatctataataataataaaattagcatccaatattgacttttataacaatatctttatttatgtgtattaattattattaattaattattaattattgttaattattattaattaattaattaattattattattattattattattattattattattattactattactagcttaagacccgcgaattcgcggaatTTTTTAAGGGATGAATAAGAAAATGAATTGCtagaataattatattttatatagtatTTATTAGGTTGTTAAAAAATCAAAACAGTTTTGATCGGTAGTAGTATTGAATTATTGACAATAAAGCAATCAAATTATAACCCGGAAAAAACAAATAACACAAAGAAACCCATAATATTGGAAAAAATATTTAGTTTGTATTAATTTTTGATCAACTTTTTCACAGATTACTCTATGAttataatctcttaacatgttgatGAATTGTATGAGTATACTCTAAATCTCTTTCAAGCTAAGAGTATAATCTCTTTTACTTCTATGTAATGTTATAGCTTCTTGCTAGTTTGTATAAAATTTAAGTTGTCCAAAAAAAAAATTGTAACTATGAATTAACTCGAAAAAATCTCCCTTTTGAAAGTTTATAGTAAGAATTATTCATTTGTAATCAAACACATTTTCACGTTTCGTTAGTCACATGTAGGAAAATATGTGTGCATCAGTACGGTTACTCTGATTGAACATATTTTGACACATTTCACCTTGGGTACTGAAATGAGTCCAGGGATAAAGGGGAACTTATAGGGTATGCAAAAACAAATCATGAAATTTTATTTATACATCTGGAAATTAAGAATTAAAATCCACAAAATTTAAACCATGACATGTCAGGAGTATCGACAACGTTAAGCTTAAATTAAGCTCAAATCAAGCATAAACAATAACACGAAAAACCAAATCAAACCACCCCATTCCTTCCCCACCATAGAAACCAAAACGAAAAAGGACAACATGCATGATTCATCCACCAAAATAAAACAAGTAGATATTAAAAAAAAGTAAATAACATTATCTAATAACATTTACCGAGAACTATACCAATGATCGTTGACACCAATGCTATTCCCAATATGACCTTAACGTTTGTCCCAAATGAATCATCAGCAGCTTGAACATGTGTGGTTGAGGGTGAAGGTGTGGGTTCCACATTTTTCTTGCTCTTGTGCTTCGATGGTGTGGTGAGGCTTGATCCAAAGTCCCTTAATTGTACCTCTTTTGAAGTGTCCCCAGTAATCTGGAATTACAATGTCAATACACCAAGTCCAGTTTTTAACATTTGTAAAAACATCAGGAAAACAAAGTATCAAAATGATCCAATATCTACAAAGTATCAAATTGATCCAATCAATTCATAAAGTAACTACAATTCTACATGAACCTAAATCAAGAGAGGTTCTCACTATAATGATCCAATATCTTTATGGCCATTAATTTTTTACAACACTAAGATGTATGTCCCATTTAAACTTTACAAAGTACTCAACCGTGATTTTCATTATTTGGACAAATACAATTAAATTGCAACTTACAAATAACAAGAGATTCGAGGTGCACAATATGTGGCTCTCTTGTTCAGCATCCCAATAAGAATAAAAAGATTTTGGAACATGATTCAAACCCTGCATGATCGAAATTTATATATTACCTGCCTTTTCACATATATAATCACAGAGACCGAGCCTTCAAGTATATGGGCTAAAAGTTTATCTTCTATCCTTAAAATCCCTACTAATAGAACAACTTCATAAATGGGTAAGCAAAACATAGGAAAACATCTAATCTATGTTGTCAAACTATAATAACTGTAAAAAAAAATGCAAAATACACCTAATAATTGTAAATACTTCAAATTAATCACACATTGCAAAAAGAATGAATCTACAAAATCAAATCCATAGAAAGTGAGGAACTTATAAAATATAAAATCAGATCCCCATATTAACTATTTTGTTTATCGATTATTAACAATGGGTTCCAACTTCCAACCCAAGTAGATACTTCATTTTTATCTTTATTGATTCATCAAACATCAAATTATCATCGTCGATTATCATCATACCTGAGTTTGTTTTGGATTCTTCATATGAGAATCTACTTGAGATAAAGCTAATCTAAATTCTCAAACACTCTGTTCAATCGATTCATGTACCTGAAATGTGACAGAGTACGTAACAGTGTCTCAAAATAGTCTTGGGTCAGATTAAATATTACCATAGAAATAACAGAATGAGTTATCTCAAGTGGATGTTGCACCACAACACACACGAGATGATCTCTTGAGTTGCAAACCATAAACTATTTGAGAACATGAACACGCAAATAATGAATCAAGCACGTAACTAAACAATAATCACATTTTAATATAGCgaattatattactccgtattaccaTCCATAGCAATCACAAAACTAATCAACAACACTCACCTTTTCACCAGCAACACAAATTGAATCTGATGCACCAAACATTTGACCCATTCGTCACATTCGACCCAATACTTACAAGTTACAACCTTTATTTCCTACATATCTACCTAGATCTTTTGTTAAAACCTCTTGGACTATTTTTTAAACCTATCGCATGTTGGCCATACACTACCCTAATTGATCTCTTAGATATACAGTATATCATATAACAGTCTAATTATTAAATAAATCTATGCAAAACAACACACTAATTATTGATTTACCTAATTTCAATGGCAATAGAAAGCACGATTTGATTCTATAACACAAAGTCACATATCTTTGAGGTCTTTATTATTTTTAAATGCTTATGATATTAAATATAGTAAGCTTTTTATGTGTAAGGGTTCGTAATTAGagttttatgtgtgtgtgtgtattgtttaaattaaattgaTGAATAGTAATTTACCGAATATTTCATCAGCCCGTAACAGTTTCTGATTAACCTGATCATAACTTACTACACGAAAAATGTCAGTTTCGATTTCAAATTCAGGACACTTTTGAACCTTACAGATTTTGTAGATGATAATCTTATACAGGTTATTGAAAAACTTGAGATAGTCATCTTTTGAGTCGATGACTGTGAACCTAGAGAGATATAGGAAACGCCCTTCTTTAAAAGTGGCTTCAAAATAAGTAATAGCATCCTTATCGAGTGCAACCATAATTTTGTTACCCTACATTAACAATAAATTATGAAAAACAGTTACTTGGTATATTGTAGATACTATTGAATATGAatgtaaattaattttttttacataCCTACTGATCGATTAAAACCATCTCTAGGGAAGTTGGTTTCGAAGCATTGAATTTAGAGAACTTTTTCCACACAAAGTGTACCTTGACACTGACCTTATAGCCTTCGTTTTCCTTGGTAAGTTGATTGAGTGGAGTGATTCCTGCGACGTTAGCCATTGATTAGAGGATTAGTGTTACTTTTGAATGAATGTTTTTGTTGAATGTGACAGAATATCGAATGTAAATAAGGTGATACTAAACCTAAGATGTAGGTTTATTTTAAGATAATATATGAGTTTATTTTTGTTTTAAATTTGAATTTGAAACAAAATGTACTAAGAATTAATCTTGTGAATATATTATTCTAAAATAATGTAAATTATAGGAAATTTTTAAATACTGTATATTATCTTGTGAATATAATGAGAAATTAATCTTGTGAATATAAAGATATTATAGCTTAATCTGTTACGAATAATTTATCTAAAAATACTGTATATTATCTTAAAAGCGAATTAAAAGCGAATTAAACTAAATCATACATAATATTCTttcaaattaaataatataatacctAAAACACCCGAATATCAATCAAATAATAATTGTTTAATTCCCATATATTATCCTAGAATAGAATACAGAATAATCATAATAAACGATTTAATCAATTAATTAAAACCTATTTCAATATCGTTTATTCATGATAAGAAATTTAATTAAATAAGCCAAAACTTTGATGAAGTAATTCGTAACCTAAAACTGATTTGAATTATTTCGTAATAATAAAAAGCATGAATAATTAAACAATTTAATCAAATAAGCAAAAACTAAAATGATAACGATGAGGTAAAATTAGGGTTCTAAAAGTACCCGATAATGGAGTCGATTTGGGTATTAAAATTCAATCGAACTTGAGAAGATTAACAATTGGATGTACATATTGGATGTAGGTTTGAAGATGAAAAGAATATTACACAACCCCAATTTCCATTCAGTTcgcgttcttttttttttttagaatgagAGGATATGCGTTCTTTTTTTTAGAATGAGAGGAAATAGGGGTTGACTTGTGTGTGATTTGAAATGGTATGGAAATGGAAATAGATGGACggcccattttttttttttttaactattatTCCGTAAATGTTAATTTATGGTTAATTTAGTCTTCAAACAACTACTTAGAGTGATTATGAGGTCATAACGTTAATTATAAAATATGGATGGTGTAGATTATGAATGTTAATGATAATGGAAGGCTAGGATTAGGGGTTTAAAATTTAGATGATctattattagttttgttattataataatataataataataaagtgattattattattattattattattattattattattattattattattattattataaacttaaaagttttaaaacttacaaaaaattagtgggaagcctagagacaatctgggcccccacacctctagcaatagcaaaacctatcctagtaaaaatatgagcagcagcaccggcaccaatatcttgcgccatcgaactcttctgaacccgctttagcaaagaaacagcctccttctctaattccccaagggaagaaaatgagaaaggaatgaaaccataaccaatcgccagacaactagattcgtacttgacccgcttccgacgagccgcattaatcacagcacgtccagggacaaagtcagaaagcccagactgtgtcaaaggagaagaccctgtcaagtcaacacaaacatcgccaCCACAATCCCagaaataaagtaacacatctgcaggtctgagggccctgtcgttccctccagacaacccaatgtcaacctcctttctcgctgaaatcccagatcgataacaaacatcaacaagggaatcccggacaatattatgtcgatgcttaatacccaccataccagcacaagacaccgcgtgatccccgaaaatatccccggtaaaaacccttgaacaggcagaacatgccgtcgagatagagaacaatggaacacctaaccggtagcacaacacacatcggtaagtctttgcgttcatcgtctgacccaaccccaaaatagggactgcccttagccaagcagaggtgtgatcactctgctgtgatttccataaggctgattgtcggggagataacgaaaaagtggattctgcagaagcggtaacctttgtgaaataaacatctgccaatttcttcatgagtattggggcagcgacctcactcggattacctaaaatatcaaacccaaccgttttattaaacagacccaatgcatcttcaaaagcacgaccaagaccaacaatatccgcatgacgtaggagcttggtctgcaatccagcagactgtaatcgagaagccagaaaagcataatgacgaacttttattattattattattattattaaaagcaattCTTTGAAAATAACTATACTAACTTTTACTTGCTAATAACAACTACACAGCGCGACacaaatcatgttttgtaattataataataattcactAATCACGTCCCTTTCTCTATGTAGTACCTTTATGGTTATCATTTTATCTCCTTATAACTTCTTAAAAGATTCATTTTATTATTTCCTCCTTAACTTCCTAGAAAAATCATTTACTAACTTAATTTCTAATTGTAATTTGTAATACGGAGTAGTAATTAAGCGAAGGAAATAATGTTCGTGTGCTAGTGGCCGGGTTCGTACAGGTTGATTAAGCAAGCTCCCTAGTATCTAACATACTCATTGTTAGGAACGTATTATTAGTATTTAACATACTCATGACAATGACAatgacaatgacaataataataataataataataataataataataataataataataataataataataatattaatacgttAGGAACGGAGTTGAAAAGCTAATTAATACACAGCGTTGTTAGGAACGTATTAGGTGAGCCCTAACAAAACTTGATAACACACAGGTTATCAATCCACCAGACAATAAACGAATATACGAAGTGAACATAAAGATATACTAGAAAAAATGTAAAAACACGagaatataacgtggttatatgtgaTCAATGCGAATATTTTAATTCACGGCCAACTAATGGGTATTCTATATTAAATTTCGTAGTTATATGTTACAGGTTACATATGGGGGTTTTTATAACATAAAATGAGTTAGAATCGCAACAAAACAGAGACTTCTATTCGACATCCAATTTTCGTGGCCCAACAGTCGTTTCGGGATCGCGAGACCTAAGACCAAAACATACTCGCGTTTGCGAGCTAGCAATCAAGCAGTTTTCGCGTCGCGAGCTAAAACCTTCCCTATTACAAGACATCTTCGAGAGCGCGCCATATGGCTCCAGGTCACGAAATCATGTTAAGCATCAGCTCAACTTTTGACATGTTTAACTCCACttcgcactccaacaatctcccactcgaagagacGTTAAACAATACTCATCTTTAACATGTTTTCATCCTACAACAATAACCCGACATGCTAATTACGACTCCTTTTGATACTATCAGATGAGACACCCAAATCACATCACACTTCACACGTTAACccacgagcaagtgaagtctttcgacactaAAAAATGACGCTGAGCTATAATTCAATATTTATGTTACTAGCTTGGGACCAAGAACTTGTCTTTGGATACGACGCATATCTCCTTAGTTTAGGAGATAACGGGTCGTTTGAGCTCGACCTGACCCAATTTTCCAAGCAAATCATCCGTACACAATATTATCTCCCGATTTAACTTTCCAACAAAGAACAAACGTTCCGTTAGAACAACCATGTGGATAACTCTGCCAAGGCAGCCGTGTGAGAACGCAATCACACCATTGATCTTCCACACTACCGCTTTTTCTTTCACCGCTGAAACACCGACCACAtacgtgtaacaacccgacttcgttataccaaaaatacgactaaaaaaaaaatttctgggacagtacatctggacggcgtccagttatctggacggcgtccagctctgaaggactggacggcgtccaagcccttgggacggcgtccaaatgaactaaaagttcctgatcagtttttcgaattcacgcgagcggaaaacccgcttcccgacacttttaaacgaaacaattttcacaacacatcatattaagtaaaactaagagatttccgcaatgaaaataagttttacaacaccgggcccacaatgacccgttttacaaataatgtagagatttcgacccatttatctctttagacggattaagactctataacccaacccgataccaagagcataatcccggagactaccaaatccccaatccgcgtccatataaccaaaagctaccccttcgagcccaagcgctcctatgcatctagtctaacaactagctagcttcataacaaaatacctgtaaaaaggtaaacaacgagaggggtaagcataaagcttagtgaatgcaataattatacacatacatatataatatacctacttgcaaacacttactcacataccgcatacatgctagcaacacaattagcttatcatcacaagtacaaagccattaacctccaataccacaagctagcacaacaatagcatatatataactcgaacattataatatgctacactacaacacaataaccatggttaaccaatagtacaagggaacggcgctcgcgaaaacgccatcggtgttcacaacatccgttagggcacttaacacctcgcaccactaacccctagggtggcaccttaacacctcggcacttcaccccgagtggcatcttaacacctcgatgcttcactcattattttacggagtggtgtcttaacacctcgacactacactcctaggtggcatcttaacacctcgatgctacacccgagtggcatcttaacacctcgatgctacactcttcacgtgaaacgtggtgtcttaacacctcgacactac
This window of the Rutidosis leptorrhynchoides isolate AG116_Rl617_1_P2 chromosome 7, CSIRO_AGI_Rlap_v1, whole genome shotgun sequence genome carries:
- the LOC139858041 gene encoding uncharacterized protein; translation: MKNPKQTQGLNHVPKSFYSYWDAEQESHILCTSNLLLFITGDTSKEVQLRDFGSSLTTPSKHKSKKNVEPTPSPSTTHVQAADDSFGTNVKVILGIALVSTIIGIVLGKCY